Proteins encoded in a region of the Hirundo rustica isolate bHirRus1 chromosome 10, bHirRus1.pri.v3, whole genome shotgun sequence genome:
- the GPR160 gene encoding probable G-protein coupled receptor 160, with protein MAARLCENGSGQYHCTHTSQPLEISYMLVLIMLGKVFLDIFMLQIKPKPVKVSFMGYFCISVALLDSTLLLSICFIFCFEDFALCGVRFTAYHICLLTQIASLTYGILPVPVYLVAALDYYTTVSQTSQFPERGRKLLYAFAVAVTWISGFFCTLQVPAVSKELEVQSSVSLSPCPLSGSLQSYWVSCAMVLLLGTALLARWKEVTTMLLSARLLSFSSQPVLMFPYVLNNKNIRFKWQLLSRLLLCFLGTWAPFVVLQVLVLLLGVQIPAYVEMNVPWLCFINSFLLAAAYWCRCHDVELTEEGWCTDPFVSWKFCFMPFNNESTEPADKPGAVIVIC; from the coding sequence ATGGCTGCCAGACTCTGTGAAAATGGTTCTGGCCAGTACCACTGCACTCACACCAGCCAACCTCTTGAAATCAGCTACATGTTGGTCCTGATTATGCTTGGAAAAGTCTTTCTTGATATCTTCATGCTGCAAATTAAGCCAAAACCAGTGAAAGTCAGTTTTATGggatatttctgcatttcagtggCACTTCTCGATTCCACACTGCTGCTGAGtatctgtttcattttctgttttgaggaCTTTGCGCTCTGTGGCGTGCGATTCACAGCGTACCACATCTGCCTCCTCACTCAGATCGCTTCTCTCACCTACGGGATTTTGCCTGTCCCAGTGTATCTCGTGGCTGCTCTGGATTATTACACCACAGTCTCCCAAACATCCCAATTCCCTGAAAGAGGTCGGAAGTTACTTTATGCGTTTGCCGTGGCGGTTACGTGGATTTCCGGGTTTTTTTGCACTCTGCAAGTCCCCGCCGTCTCCAAAGAGCTGGAAGTGCAGAGCAGCGTTTCCCTTTCCCCGTGCCCTCTGTctggcagcctgcagagctACTGGGTGTCGTGTGccatggtgctgctgctgggcacggCGCTCCTGGCTCGCTGGAAGGAGGTGACAACCATGCTGCTGTCTGCCAGgctcctctccttttccagccAGCCTGTGCTGATGTTCCCCTACGTGcttaacaacaaaaacattcGATTTAAGTGGCAACTCCTGAGCAGGCTGCTCCTGTGTTTCCTCGGCACTTGGGCGCCGTTTGTTGTTCTCCAGGTCTTGGTTCTGCTCCTGGGTGTGCAGATCCCGGCCTACGTGGAGATGAACGTGCCCTGGTTGTGTTTCATCAACAGCTTTCTCCTGGCAGCTGCCTACTGGTGCCGGTGCCACGACGTGGAGCTGACAGAGGAGGGGTGGTGCACAGACCCCTTTGTCAGCTGGAAATTCTGCTTTATGCCGTTCAACAATGAAAGCACAGAGCCAGCTGACAAGCCAGGCGCAGTAATTGTCATCTGTTAA